In Camelina sativa cultivar DH55 chromosome 16, Cs, whole genome shotgun sequence, a single window of DNA contains:
- the LOC104750131 gene encoding phospholipid-transporting ATPase 3-like isoform X2 yields MIGSLINPSGSRVIRFLQQSTMFSPFCRRVCLNRRIANIYFLGISCLSMTPISPVSPITNVAPLSMVLLVSLIKEAFEDWKRFQNDMSINNSTVEILQDQQWISIPWRKLQVGDIVKIKKDGFFPADILFLSSTNADGICYVETANLDGETNLKIRKALERTWDYLVPEKAYEFKGEIQCEQPNNSLYTFTGNLVVQKQTLPLSPDQLLLRGCSLRNTEYIVGAVVFTGHETKVMMNAMNAPSKRSTLEKKLDKLIITIFCVLVTMCLIGAIGCSIVTDREDKYLGLHKSDWEYRNGLMIGFFTFFTLVTLFSSIIPISLYVSIEMIKFIQSTQFINRDLNMYHAETNTPASARTSNLNEELGQVEYIFSDKTGTLTRNLMEFFKCSIGGISYGCGVTEIERGIAQRHGLKVQEEQRSTGAIREKGFNFDDPRLMRGAWRNEPNPDLCKELFRCLAICHTVLPEGDESPEKIVYQAASPDEAALVTAAKNFGFFFYRRTPTMVYVRESHVEKMGKIQDVAYEILNVLEFNSTRKRQSVVCRFPDGRLVLYCKGADNVIFERLADATDDIRKVTREHLEQFGSSGLRTLCLAYKDLNPETYDSWNEKFIQAKSALRDREKKLDEVAELIEKDLTLIGSTAIEDKLQEGVPTCIETLSRAGIKIWVLTGDKMETAINIAYACNLINNEMKQFVISSETDAIREAEERGDQVEIARVIKEEVKKELKKSLEEAQHSLNTVAGPKLSLVIDGKCLMYALDPSLRVMLLSLSLNCTSVVCCRVSPLQKAQVTSLVRKGAQKITLSIGDGANDVSMIQAAHVGIGISGMEGMQAVMASDFAIAQFRFLTDLLLVHGRWSYLRICKVVMYFFYKNLTFTLTQFWFTFRTGFSGQRFYDDWFQSLFNVVFTALPVIVLGLFEKDVSASLSKRYPELYREGIRNSFFKWRVVAVWASSAVYQSFVCYLFVTTSSFGAVNSSGKIFGLWDVSTMVFTCLVIAVNVRILLMSNSITRWHYITVGGSILAWLVFAFIYCGIMTPHDRNENVYFVIYVLMSTFYFYFALLLVPIVSLLGDFIFQGIERWFFPYDYQIVQEIHRHESDASKVDQLEIENELTPQEARSYAISQLPRELSKHTGFAFDSPGYESFFASQLGIYAPQKAWDVARRASMRSRPKVPKK; encoded by the exons ATAAAAAAAGATGGATTTTTCCCAGCAGATATTCTTTTCCTATCCAGCACTAATGCTGATGGTATCTGCTACGTTGAG ACTGCAAACCTAGATGgagaaacaaatttgaaaataagaaaggCCCTTGAAAGGACATGGGATTACTTAGTACCAGAAAAAGCTTATGAGTTTAAAG GTGAAATTCAGTGTGAGCAACCAAACAATTCTCTGTACACTTTCACTGGGAACCTTGTAGTCCAAAAGCAAACATTACCTCTCTCTCCAGACCAGCTTTTATTGCGT GGATGCAGTCTTAGGAACACAGAATACATAGTTGGAGCTGTAGTTTTTACTGGTCATGAGACAAAG GTGATGATGAATGCCATGAATGCTCCTTCCAAACGAAGTACACTGGAAAAGAAGCTTGACAAACTCATTATCACAATATTTTGTGTCCTTGTCACAATGTGTCTGATTGGAGCTATAGGCTG TTCAATTGTGACGGATCGTGAGGACAAATACTTGGGTCTTCATAAGTCAGATTGGGAATACCGTAATGGACTCATG ATAGGGTTTTTCACCTTTTTCACGCTAGTCACTCTGTTCTCATCAATTATACCAATCTCCCTTTATGTTTCTATTGAG ATGATCAAGTTTATCCAGTCGACCCAGTTTATCAACCGAGATCTTAATATGTATCATGCTGAAACAAATACCCCCGCCTCGGCCAGGACTTCGAATTTGAACGAGGAGCTTGGACAG GTGGAGTACATATTTTCTGATAAAACCGGAACGCTGACGAGAAATTTGATGGAGTTCTTCAAATGTTCAATTGGAGGTATAAGTTATGGATGTGGTGTCACTGAAATAGAAAGAGGAATCGCTCAGCGTCATGGCTTAAAAGTTCAAGag GAGCAAAGGTCGACTGGTGCAATAAGAGAAAAAGGATTTAATTTTGATGATCCAAGGCTTATGCGGGGAGCTTGGAGAAACGAACCTAATCCTGATCTTTGCAAG GAACTTTTTAGATGCCTGGCCATCTGTCACACTGTCCTTCCTGAAGGTGATGAGTCCCCTGAGAAGATTGTTTATCAGGCCGCATCTCCAGATGAAGCTGCCTTAGTTACTGCTGCCAAGAATTTTGGATTCTTCTTTTATAG GCGTACTCCAACTATGGTGTATGTTCGTGAGTCTCATGTGGAGAAGATGGGAAAGATTCAAGATGTGGCCTATGAGATTCTTAATGTTCTCGAGTTCAACAG TACTAGGAAGCGCCAGTCTGTTGTATGTCGTTTCCCAGATGGAAGGCTTGTACTCTACTGTAag GGCGCTGATAATGTAATCTTTGAGAGATTGGCTGATGCTACAGATGATATTAGGAAAGTAACAAGAGAACATTTGGAACAATTTGGGTCTTCTGGATTGCGTACCCTTTGCCTAGCCTATAAAGACTTAAACCCTGAAACCTACGATAGTTGGAATGAAAAGTTTATCCAGGCCAAATCTGCATTACGAGACCGTGAGAAGAAGTTAGATGAG GTGGCAGAACTTATCGAGAAGGATCTTACCCTCATCGGATCAACTGCCATAGAAGACAAACTTCAGGAAGGGGTACCTACCTGCATAGAAACCTTATCAAGAGCTGGAATTAAGATCTGGGTGTTAACAGGGGATAAAATGGAAACGGCTATTAATATTGCATATG CATGCAACTTGATCAACaatgaaatgaaacaatttGTCATTAGTTCTGAAACGGATGCAATCAGGGAAGCTGAAGAAAGG GGTGATCAAGTTGAGATTGCTCGtgttatcaaagaagaagtaaagaagGAGCTGAAAAAGAGTCTTGAAGAAGCTCAACACTCTCTGAATACCGTAGCTGGACCAAAATTGTCTCTCGTTATTGATGGAAAGTGTTTAATGTATGCATTAGACCCAAGTTTACGCGTGATGCTGCTCAGTTTGAGCTTGAACTGTACTTCAGTTGTATGCTGTCGTGTTTCTCCGTTACAGAAAGCACAG GTGACAAGCTTGGTGAGGAAAGGGGCGCAAAAGATTACACTAAGTATTGGTGATGGGGCCAATGATGTTAGCATGATTCAAGCCGCTCATGTTGGTATAGGAATAAGTGGGATGGAGGGAATGCAAGCTGTAATGGCTAGTGATTTTGCCATTGCTCAGTTTAGATTTCTTACAGATTTGCTTCTTGTCCATGGACGGTGGTCATATCTTAGAATCTGCAAG GTTGTCATGTATTTTTTCTACAAGAACCTTACCTTCACTTTGACTCAGTTTTGGTTCACATTTCGAACTGGATTTTCTGGGCAAAGGTTCTACGATGATTGGTTCCAGTCATTGTTTAATGTCGTATTTACAGCTCTTCCTGTCATTGTCCTTGGGCTGTTTGAGAAG GACGTGAGTGCATCCCTTTCGAAAAGATATCCAGAACTGTATCGAGAGGGAATACGTAACTCATTTTTCAAATGGAGAGTTGTAGCAGTATGGGCTTCTTCTGCTGTGTATCAGTCTTTTGTCTGCTATCTCTTCGTGACCACGTCATCTTTCGGCGCTGTAAATTCATCAGGCAAAATATTTGGCCTCTGGGATGTTAGCACAATGGTCTTCACATGTCTGGTGATTGCTGTGAATGTCCGCATTCTTTTGATGAGCAATTCCATTACCAGATGGCATTATATCACAGTCGGTGGGAGCATTCTTGCGTGGCTCGTTTTTGCTTTCATATACTGTGGGATTATGACACCACACGATAGGAAT GAAAATGTCTACTTTGTCATATATGTCTTGATGAGTACCTTTTATTTCTACTTCGCATTGCTGCTTGTTCCCATTGTCTCTCTACTAGGCGATTTTATCTTCCAAGG GATTGAGAGATGGTTCTTCCCATATGATTATCAGATCGTTCAAGAAATACATAGGCACGAGTCAGATGCAAGCAAGGTAGATCAGCTGGAGATAGAAAACGAGCTCACACCACAAGAGGCGAGAAGCTATGCGATATCCCAATTGCCTCGGGAGCTCTCAAAGCACACTGGGTTTGCGTTTGATTCACCAGGTTATGAATCCTTCTTTGCGTCTCAGTTAGGTATCTACGCGCCACAGAAGGCGTGGGATGTGGCAAGGAGAGCCAGTATGAGGTCACGGCCTAAGGTACCGAAGAAGTag
- the LOC104750130 gene encoding serine/threonine-protein phosphatase PP2A-1 catalytic subunit, with product MPSNGDLDRQIEQLMECKPLGEADVRILCDQAKAILVEEWNVQPVKCPVTVCGDIHGQFYDLIELFRIGGNAPDTNYLFMGDYVDRGYYSVETVSLLVALKVRYRDRLTILRGNHESRQITQVYGFYDECLRKYGNANVWKYFTDLFDYLPLTALIESQVFCLHGGLSPFLDTLDNIRSLDRIQEVPHEGPMCDLLWSDPDDRCGWGISPRGAGYTFGQDIATQFNHNNGLSLISRAHQLVMEGYNWCQEKNVVTVFSAPNYCYRCGNMAAILEIGENMEQNFLQFDPAPRQVEPDTTRKTPDYFL from the exons ATGCCGTCAAACGGGGATCTCGACCGTCAGATCGAACAGCTTATGGAGTGTAAGCCGTTGGGTGAAGCAGACGTGAGGATCCTATGCGATCAAGCCAAAGCGATTCTCGTTGAGGAATGGAATGTTCAACCGGTTAAGTGTCCGGTTACGGTTTGCGGCGATATCCATGGCCAGTTTTATGACCTAATTGAGCTTTTCCGTATCGGTGGTAATGCTCCAGATACTAATTACCTCTTCATGGGAGATTATGTTG ATCGTGGCTACTATTCAGTAGAAACAGTGTCTCTATTGGTAGCATTGAAGGTGCGTTATAGGGATAGACTCACGATCCTGCGAGGGAATCATGAGAGTCGTCAGATTACACAAGT CTATGGGTTTTATGATGAATGCTTGAGGAAATACGGAAATGCAAATGTGTGGAAGTATTTCACAGACCTTTTTGATTATCTCCCACTTACAGCACTCATAGAGAGTCAG GTCTTTTGTTTGCATGGTGGCCTTTCACCTTTTCTGGACACCCTTGACAATATCCGAAGCTTGGATCGAATACAGGAG GTTCCACATGAAGGACCAATGTGCGATTTACTGTGGTCTGATCCAGACGATCGCTGTGGATGGGGAATATCTCCTCGTGGTGCTGGTTACACATTTGGACAGGACATTGCAACTCAGTTTAATCACAACAATGGACTGAGTCTGATATCAAGAGCGCATCAACTTGTAATGGAAGGCTATAATTGGTGTCAG GAAAAGAACGTAGTGACGGTGTTTAGTGCACCGAACTACTGTTACAGATGTGGCAACATGGCAGCAATTCTTGAGATTGGAGAGAACATGGAACAGAACTTCCTTCAGTTCGATCCAGCACCTAGACAGGTCGAACCTGATACCACGCGCAAGACCCCTgattattttttgtga
- the LOC104753468 gene encoding uncharacterized protein LOC104753468, whose protein sequence is MMVLEDYEIQSLNMVDVEFSYLPFDLSVDSPPVVMMNDRQVKNFVAYWRMKNNIRLCVTFKTTVNDRSNIDLNKEPSDSSEGGVDSLHREKQQKIVSKAKPNDCNFITSKDAEVGARSMMVDSMVKKGQYFKSKEALQASLEIFAMKYNFDYRVTKSGTRLWCIRCIDNVCKWCVRAECLEGSTCWKINKYVGSHTCAPSRKTKFGRTPSARTIGNLIKHNYEGVKEGPKPNDIINIMRTENGCELTYSQAWESREYAVNEVRGIPEKSFAKIPNYLHMLKEANPGTHTNYDIDCDGRFKYLFISFGQSIRGFYKKIRKVIVVDGTFLKNKYKGVLLVATAVDGNSNLYPIAFGIADSENDASWEWFLMQLKVVIADDKDLAFVSDRHISIGKMIGKIYPLAKHGICIHHLIGNVVTNYKGRGVAGRLAKASKAYRVAEFDKHFAEICNISPAIGGYLQEADVKKWARCHFLGYRYDINTNNPAESINSALRSPREYPIIPLLDSIREMLTRWFYERRAQSEQQNDPLTIDVEQKISRRIEKGEKFKAYPISQFILQIKGKGVDFIVDLEKRTCSCGKFDIGKLPCRHAIKACFSIGKSLYPYADDVFTTAAWRSLYEETINPIGVPEDEWCVPETVGDVKIVPPETRRGAGRRRKRRYESVEDKIRLSQGTKRRKCGRCGKEGHNRSTCENTI, encoded by the coding sequence ATGATGGTTTTGGAAGACTATGAAATACAGTCTCTAAACATGGTTGATGTGGAATTCAGTTATTTACCCTTTGATCTCAGTGTTGATTCTCCTCCGGTTGTTATGATGAATGATCGCCAAGTGAAAAATTTTGTTGCTTATTGGAGAATGAAGAATAACATACGGTTGTGTGTGACGTTTAAAACCACAGTGAATGATAGAAGTAATATTGATTTGAATAAGGAACCAAGTGATTCAAGTGAGGGAGGCGTTGACAGTCTCCACCGTGAAAAACAGCAAAAAATTGTGAGCAAAGCAAAACCGAATGATTGTAACTTCATAACTTCTAAGGACGCTGAAGTTGGTGCTAGATCTATGATGGTTGATTCTATGGTAAAGAAGGGGCAATATTTCAAAAGCAAGGAAGCTTTACAGGCAAGTTTAGAAATTTTTGCCATGAAGTATAACTTCGATTACAGAGTTACTAAATCTGGTACAAGATTATGGTGTATACGCTGTATTGATAATGTTTGCAAATGGTGTGTTCGTGCTGAGTGCTTAGAAGGGTCTACGTGTTGGAAAATCAACAAGTATGTGGGTAGCCATACTTGTGCTCCTTCAAGGAAAACGAAATTTGGTAGAACACCTTCAGCAAGAACAATCGGGAATCTCATCAAACATAATTATGAAGGTGTCAAGGAGGGACCTAAACCCAATGACATCATTAATATTATGCGTACGGAGAATGGATGTGAGCTAACTTATTCCCAAGCTTGGGAATCTCGTGAGTATGCAGTTAACGAAGTAAGAGGAATCCCAGAGAAAAGTTTTGCTAAGATACCTAACTACTTGCACATGCTAAAAGAGGCGAATCCTGGTACGCATACAAATTATGATATTGATTGTGATGGTAGATTCAAGTATCTATTCATTTCATTTGGTCAATCAATAAGAGGGTTCTACAAGAAAATTCGGAAGGTCATTGTAGTTGACGGAACGTTTTTAAAGAACAAGTACAAAGGAGTTCTACTAGTTGCTACAGCCGTAGATGGTAACTCTAATTTGTATCCAATTGCATTTGGGattgctgattctgagaatgatgcTTCATGGGAGTGGTTTTTAATGCAGCTTAAGGTTGTTATTGCGGATGACAAAGATTTAGCTTTTGTGTCAGATCGACATATATCTATTGGTAAAATGATTGGAAAAATCTACCCGTTGGCTAAACATGGTATTTGCATCCACCACTTGATAGGTAATGTGGTTACAAATTATAAAGGAAGAGGTGTGGCTGGTCGTCTTGCAAAAGCGTCAAAAGCTTATAGAGTTGCTGAGTTTGATAAACATTTTGCGGAAATTTGCAATATCAGTCCGGCGATTGGAGGTTATCTACAGGAGGCTGATGTGAAAAAATGGGCTAGATGTCATTTTCTTGGATATAGATATGACATAAACACCAACAACCCTGCTGAATCAATAAATTCAGCTTTGAGATCACCGAGAGAGTATCCAATCATTCCTTTGTTAGATAgcattagagaaatgttaaccCGCTGGTTTTATGAGCGTAGGGCACAAAGTGAGCAGCAGAACGACCCTTTAACCATTGACGTGGAGCAGAAGATTTCTAGAAGAATAGAGAAGGGTGAAAAGTTTAAAGCTTATCCTATTTCTCAATTCATATTACAGATTAAAGGTAAAGGAGTAGATTTTATTGTTGATTTGGAGAAGAGGACTTGTTCATGTGGAAAGTTCGACATAGGAAAACTTCCTTGTAGACATGCCATAAAAGCATGTTTTAGTATTGGAAAAAGTCTGTACCCATACGCTGATGATGTGTTCACTACTGCTGCATGGAGATCATTGTACGAGGAAACCATTAATCCTATAGGTGTTCCTGAAGATGAATGGTGTGTTCCCGAAACTGTTGGTGATGTAAAAATTGTACCACCTGAGACAAGAAGAGGAGctggtagaagaagaaaaagaagatacgAATCAGTGGAAGACAAGATAAGATTGTCACAAGGAACGAAGAGGCGTAAGTGTGGTCGTTGTGGTAAAGAAGGCCACAATAGATCGACATGTGAAAACACGATCTAA